Within the Halobaculum limi genome, the region CGACCGCCGAGTTCGGCTCGGGCCCGAGGCGATCCACGCAGACCACGCGATCACGGTGGCGCACAACTACCTCGACACCGAGGGATACACGCGGTACTGACGCGGAATCGGGCGACGTGACCCCGACTCCCTTCCGGCGTTCGGAAGTCTTAACAGAACGGCTCGCCTTCTCGAAACTGCGGGCCGGTGGGGTAGCTTGGTATCCTTCGGCCTTCGGGTGGCCGTAACCGCGATTCAAATTCGCGCCGGCCCACTACCCCTATATAGTTTTTGGAGGGTTACCTGACAAGTTAGCGGCCGTTACGAGGTGGTCTGCGTGAGCGTCGACACCGACGATGAGCCGCTGATCTGCGACTACTGTGGCGGCTACATTCTCGCCTCCGATCAGCCGTGCCCGGCGCTTGACAACGGGAGGTGTTCGCCGTGAACTTCTGCCCTACCTGCGGTGTCCGCCTCGAAACGCGGACGCCCACGGGGAGCGGCATCCCTCGTCGAGTCTGCCCTGAGTGCCACGGGGGTGACTCACGATGAGTACACCGCGTACACCGCCGTCGACAGACGAGCAAGCACCGGGAACGCCACTCGACTTCGAGGCACTCGCCGGGAGCGACGCTACCAGTTGGGACCGTGCGGACCCGCAAGGGGCACTCATCGAGTCCGTGAGCCGCTACAGCTACCGCGTGACGCTTCCTGACGGTGAGGATGCCCACCTCGTCGCCATCGCGAACGACGACGGTCAGCACGTCGGTACGTGCGACTGCAAGGCGTTCGAGTACCACAACGGGCCGTGCGCCCACCTGTGTACCGTGAGACAGGCTGCCTTCATCGCAGAGCGTGACACCCGGGGCGAGCGAGTGCGTATCGCGCACCTCCATATGCAGGAGGGGGAGTACGACGAGGGCCGCGAGTACCTCCGGAAGGCGGTTCGCGTGCGACCGACGCCAGTTCGAGCAGTCGCGTACCTCTCCTCTGCAGTGAGCGGAGAGTTGTACTTGCAGTTGACTGATGCGTTCACGCGGGTTCGCGACGCCGTGAACTGCTTACGTGGGGAAGCGGAGCGCTGAGTCGCCGACAGTCACCATTCTGTCGCCGCGGTGCGTCGTTCAGACACAGTGTCGATCCGGCGGTGACGGTGCTACCGCTCGGCGGTCGAAAATACTGGAGAAGGGGAGCCGACTTACAGTTCGACGGCTTCCTTCTGTCCGAGCGATTCGGGGACTGTGAAGCGGATGCTCGTGGTCGCACCGGACATCGTGTTGATCT harbors:
- a CDS encoding zinc ribbon domain-containing protein, with the protein product MNFCPTCGVRLETRTPTGSGIPRRVCPECHGGDSR
- a CDS encoding SWIM zinc finger family protein; protein product: MSTPRTPPSTDEQAPGTPLDFEALAGSDATSWDRADPQGALIESVSRYSYRVTLPDGEDAHLVAIANDDGQHVGTCDCKAFEYHNGPCAHLCTVRQAAFIAERDTRGERVRIAHLHMQEGEYDEGREYLRKAVRVRPTPVRAVAYLSSAVSGELYLQLTDAFTRVRDAVNCLRGEAER